The following nucleotide sequence is from Psychromonas sp. psych-6C06.
GTTTATTTTTGCAACAATTTGTTGGCTATTGCTGTAATGACTTCGTCTAACGCAATACAAAACGAAAAGACGTTTTGCTATACGTTAGACGAAACTCGCTTAGAGTGCCTAAACTACGTTCCATTTGCCTTTTCCAAAATGCGTTGTGTTGAACAAAATTAAACGGTAAAGATCAACATCCTCTCGGCATGAAATAATTGAGATCAAAGTGAAAGGAGAGTGAATTAAGCAAGCTAGCCTGTATCACTAAGTAACGCGATACAGGTTGTTTTTAACTCTAGCTATAATGCACTTAAGTATGACTTTAGCGCTTTTAGGCGCACTGTAGCACCACCGATAATATCCATAAAGCCTAAAACTGGCATTGGTTTTTCAGCAGAGATCCATGCAGATCCTGTTGCGCCAATTGGTATGTTGTACCCTTGTGGCTCAATAAATTCGATAATCACTGTACGTCCATGAGATCCAGCATTGTTACCAACATGTTGCCTTACTTGTTGCTCTGATGCGCGGTTATTCAACATTGCCTCACCGGTTCCGGCAGTTAAACTGTGTACACGACCACGAAATATTTCTCCCGGAAAAGCATCAACATAAAACTCAGCAAACTGCCCGACTTTGATATAGCGGTATGCCTGATCCGGAATACGCATCTCTAGGAACTTTTTACTCGTATCATAAATATGTAGATTACCTAATCGAGTACCATCAGCTAAGGTCGTTACAGACATCTGTCCATCAAAGGGAGCACGAACGACTTTACGATCGTTACTCCATTTGGCTGCATTAATGTCAGCGTTTAATTTATTAATATCTGCTTCACCAACAATTAAATTAGCTTCCGCTGTTTCAATTTTAGCCAGTAAATCATCTCGACTTGACTCACTTGCAAAATCATTGAGTCGAGTTAATCGGCTAAGGTTTTTATAATCATTTTTAATGGTCACTTTTAACGATTCGATAGATGCTTTCTTAGCATTGACCTGTGCAACGAGGGCTTCAATCTTTTCATCGCCATCTGTAGAAACCAATTTATAAATTACATCACCTTTTTTAACTACTTGATTATGGACAACATGAACTGAATCTACTTCCTCACCAAATAAAGGACTTAATACCGCATGAGGCGCCTTGATAGTCGAACTATCAGTAAGGTCGGCAGGAGACCAAAATCGATGAGCAGTAAATAGCATCAGCGATAAAAACAGGCCTATTCCAACATAGATCACCGCATTACGAAGTGTCCACTGGATAACCCCCGTTTTAACTAATACCCAAATAATAAAGATATAAGGTAACATTATCTCCTTCATTTTTTCTCTCCTGTACGGCCATTAGCAATGATTTCCGAAATTTTATGTGCCAGTAAATCCCAACGTGTAAATGCGATAATGACCGCTAATACCCACCACGCTTTATGGATAAACAAACCACACAAAGACAGTGCAAATACGAGTTGTATTTGCTGACTAGCCATCGCTTGCGCTTTATGAACCGCCACCTCATGTAATCCCCACAGTAACCAAATAACATAAACTACAATGGTCAGAGTGATAACAAAAATAATGCCCATAAATAGCTCAGAATCAAGTAACCCCAATATGCTCGGATAGCCGTTGATAAAGTACTCTGCTGGGATCTGTTTACCATGAATGGTCGCAAGCTTTGAAATAATCACTGATATGCCAATAAAGACAGCAAAATATGTGATAGCCTTAATCGTTTTTAGCAATCCGCTCGCAACTTTCTGTCCGAATGATTTTTGTGGCGCGATAACTGCAACCGCTTCATTCATAGTATCTTTCATAATTCCCCCTTTAAATTAGAAGCTTAGCGATGCGGTAATAAAGTGGATACGATTGTTACTGTATTCCCCATTTAATGGGCCTGAGCCTGATATTTGCGCATCGCCTAATGATTGGTACTGATATGCTAGCCCCAATACCATGTTGTTTTTTAGCTTTTTCTCAGCACCAAGGCCGAATCGCCATTGCGTATCTAGCGGCAATGCATGACCACGATTATCTGCAGCTAGCGGACTACTGTCTGCACTTATCCCCGAGTGCAGTCTCCAGCTATCTAGTTGATAACTCATGGCAACACCACCACCATATGTATCATCGTAACCGTTATTGAACTGGCTCCATTGTTGCCAATTCACACTGGCCATCATGCTTAGTTGTGCAGTAAGTTGGTGTTGTAAGCCGAATTCAACACTTTGTGGCCAGTTAAACGACTGCTCAACAGATCCTTCTAATATTGAAAAGGCCAAATCATGCTTTGCCCCCGCGTTGTAATTCACGCCAACATGTGTGCTGTCATTGATTTGATACAGTGCAGATAATGCAAAGGAAGGAGTCCAATCATCGGCCTCAATTTCAGTATTCTTTGTAGCTGCGGAAAGCGTGCTATTAACGGCTGCATACTGGGCAATGATAGAGCCACCTAAGGATAAATTAGCGTTCACTTGGTAAGAAGCAGAAGCCGTTAAATTTATCGTCGTAATACTGCTTGTATCAACCAGACCTAAACCAGTAAGACCATTATCATAATCAAGCCCTAAACCACCTGGAGCATGAAGTGCAACACCGGTCACCCACTGCTCATTGAGTCGCTTCGCGTAGGAAATATGCGGTATTATTGCACCATCACTGCCGTTACTAGTGAGTTCATTTTCGCTTGCTTGGAAGTCATTATTTACATCTAAATATTGCACGCCAAACATAAAGCTTGAATCGTCAATACCAGACAAAGCAGCCGCATTGCTGACCGTAGCAGAGGCATCTTGGTTGTTAGTAACATTACTCACGCCAGCTGTTGCAGTGCTTTGAGTCGTGCCAATTTGCGACAAACTCAACCCACCAGCATGACTCAAAGAACTGAGGGACAATAGTGCAATTGAAAAGGGATAGTTAATTTTTATCATAAGAGACCTGTATAAATTGGTAACCGGAGCTTATTTTAGGCCTCATTCCCTTGCTTTATAGCGCGTTACCAAGAATGTTTATGCCGTTAACGAGATTGAATAAAGTATTTTAAAAGGTGTTAAACAAAATAAGCACGCTAACCAGCGCTTTAACTGATTAGCATGCGCAACCTAAGCGTTGTTAAACAACAGCTTTAGAAGGTTATTTCATTACTTTTTGACGAACTTGCTCAAGTTGTTGCAATTTACCCTGCAGCATATAAGTGTTCTGATTAAAGTTACCCGGATTTAAAACTTGGCTTTCTTGACGTGGGTAATCTGGTAATGTACCGATAAACTCTTGGACCTGATTACCAACGGGGACAAATAACCACATATTGTCAGCCATCCAACGCAAGTACATACCAGATTCATGTGGTGCTTTTTCAAATGGGTCGGCGCGTAAATGTACTACTTGTGGCCAGTTTGATTGGAAACGAACGGCATCTGTAATGTTACCTTCCATCGTTGCAAAAGAAACTTTAAAGTCACCTGTACGCACTGCGTTTAGTTCAGCATTGGCCGAGAAATATAACATCCCGTCACGTGGCCCTTCTGCCTCTTTACCTTCAAAGTATGGCAAGAAGTTATAGCCATCCATGTGGACACGCCAGTTCGTGCCGTTATAGTTCGCACCTTTATCAGATTTTAATTTCTCAACGACTTTGTCATCTCCTGCGGCAGCCATTAGCGTTGGCAACCAATCTTTATGAGACATAATATCGTTAATCTTAGTCCCCGGCTTAATCACCCCCGGCCAACGCACTAACTGAGGAACACGCATACCACCTTCAAATGTCGTTCCTTTTTCACCATGGAAGAACGTTGCACCTCCATCAGGCCATGACACCGTTTCAGCACCATTATCGGTAGAATAGATAACGATAGTATTGTCGGTAATACCTAACTCATCGATTTTATCTAATAAAATACCAACATGGTCATCGTGCTCTATCATTCCATCAGCATAAATAGAGATACCTGAGATACCTTGATATTTCTCCTGTAAACGTGTCCAAACGTGCATACGTGTGGTGTTATGCCAAATAAAGAATGGCTTCTTTGCTTTCACCGCTTTTTCCATAAAGGCAAGCGATTCTTCTAAAAACTCTTCATCAGCGTTTTCCATGCGCTTACGCGTCATTGGGCCGGTATCTTCAATCTTGCCATCAGCTGTCGACTTAATAACGCCACGAGGGCCATATTTCTTAACGAATTCAGCATCTTTAGGGTAATAGTAAGTTTCAGGCTCCTCTTCTGCATTGAGGTGATAGAGGTTACCAAAGAACTCATCAAAACCATGTGCAGTAGGAAGGTGCTTATCTTGGTCACCCATATGGTTTTTACCAAATTGCGCAGTCATATACCCCTGCTCTTTTAGAAGGTCAGCAATAGTGGGTGTCCAATCGGGAATACCCGCTTGCGATCCCGGCATACCAATAGTCAATAAACCGGTACGAAATGGTTCTTGGCCTGTTAAAAATGCAGCACGACCAGCGGTACATGATTGCTGACCATAGTGGTCAGTAAACAGTGCACCTTCGTTAGCGATACGGTCGATGTTTGGCGTTTGGTATCCCATCATGCCATTGTTGTAAGCACTGATATTAAAGATACCAATATCGTCGCCCCAAATAGCAAGGATATTAGGTTTATCAGCGGCATTTGCAACCGTGGTTGCGGCTAACAAGCTAGTGCATAAGGCGGTTTTATTAAAGCGATATGATTGTGCCATAGATACTCCGGTAAAGTGTTTAGTGACTGATTTAAGAATATATAGAATCTATTTCTTAGACGATTGGATTATATGAAGTTGGGAACTTTAGTCACTGAATAGACGGTATAACCTTTGGTTATACCTAAGCAGGGTAGGAATAGTTTAAGATGAGCATTACAAATAAATTAACTGATTTGGGAGAGATATCGTGGACACACCCTTAGCAAAAATTAACGCTGTTATCGCGCAAGTTCAACAGTCTGTGATTGGCCAGCCTCAGGTTATTAACGCCCTCGTCATTGGATTGCTAACCAAGGGGCATGTTTTGCTAGAAGGCCTGCCAGGTACCGCCAAAACACGCTCTATAAAATCATTAGCAACCTCTATCAATGCTTCGTTTGGCCGTGTGCAATTTACGCCCGATTTATTACCCTCCGATATTACAGGGACCATTCAATATCAAGATAATAACGGCAAGCCACTCTTAACTTTTCAACAAGGGCCTTTATTTAATAACCTCGTGTTAGCCGACGAAATAAACCGCGCGCCCGCTAAGGTACAGGCAGCATTATTAGAAGCAATGGCTGAAAATACCGTAACCGTTGGCGATAGTAGCCATAAACTCGGTGAAATGTTTATGGTATTAGCAACACAAAATCCCGTTGAGCAAGAGGGGACTTATCCGTTGCCTGAAGCGCAAATGGATCGCTTTATGATGAAAGTGACTGTCGACTATCCCAATGATGATGTCGAGCTCGATATTATCCGCTTAATGCGACTTGAAGAAAATTCACAGCAAAATACACAGCCCCCTATAAAGCAACAAGTAGATCATAAAATAGATCCACAACTATTTTTTACTGCACGCCAACAAGTAAGTGAGGTTCGTGTATCTGACATCATCGAGCGATATATGGTTGCACTAGTAATGGCAACACGTGATCCACAACGTTACCCAAATACATCATTAGCCAACTGGATAAAAACAGGCTCTAGCCCACGCGCAACGATTGCACTAGATAAATGCGCGCGCGCCCATGCTTGGTTAGCCGGACGTGATCATGTACTACCAGATGATGTCCGTAGCATTGCACATGCAGTCTTATCTCACCGTATTACCTTAAGTTATGATGCTTTAGCAGAAGATATCTCTAGCCAACGCGTGGTGGATACCCTATTAGATAACGTACTCATTGGGTAAAGGCCATGACTAGATTTATGCGTGACAATGCGAACACAGAAGCAAAAGATCAACGTATCTACACTGATTATCGGCGTTTACTTGCACTTCAGCCGTTAAGTCACTCCTTTCGTTTACTGCCAAAATGGCAAGCGAAAAGCTTAATGACTGGTCGCCATCAGTCACAGTTTCGTGGTCGAGGCTTAAACTTTGAAGAACTGAAACATTATCAAGTAGGCGATGATATTCGTAATTTGGATTGGAAAGTTACCCTTAGAACCGGTCAACCTCACGTGCGTTTATACAGCGAAGAAAAAGATCGTAATGTGGTGGTATTGGTTGACCAAGGCGCAAACATGTTTTTTGCTTCAACTCATACTCTTAAATCCGTGGTCGCGGCAGAGGTTGCTTCATTAGTTGCATGGCGTGTCTTGCGTGAAGGAGATCGTATCGGCTTTTTAATCAAAGAAAGCGATAATCACCAATGGTTTGCACCAATGCGTGGCCAGCAACACCTTTTGCACCTGCTAAAAAAACTAAGTGAAAGTAATCAAAGGTTGAATGCTCAATCCGACACTAAAATATCTTTTTCCGAGACTTTAATACAATTATCGAAGCGCGATTTACGCCAAGCAACGGTGATTTTACTGAGCGATTTTTTAACTCTCAACGAAACAGATATGCGCACTTTAAAAAGTATTCAACGCAGTAATGATCTATTAACCATTCGAATATCCGACCCAATGGAGCACAGTATTCCTGAGCAGCTACAGTGGGTCATGGGAGATGGGCAATCTCAGTTTAACCTTGAGCAGCAACAAATAACCAAGGTTAACCAACATTTTTCCCGCACCACCAGCGAACAAGCTAAAAAGCTAAACCAGTTAATGGCGCGCCATAATTTACCATTACTTGAGCTAAGTACTGACGGTAACCATTTAAACCAACTAAAACGTTTAATTGGAGGTTAGTATGCAACACACACCACCCTCAACTTATATTTTACGAGATCTTATCGATGTGCAAGCGGCCCCCTCAGTATCGTGGTGGCCGGGTTTTGAACAATTACCCATTGGTTGGTGGTTTTTAATTGCGCTTGCATCTCTTTTGATATTCGCTCTTTCTGCAATGGCATTGAGGCATATTTATAAAAATCGATATCGTCGTGAAGCCTTAAATGCAGTACGTGACATTATGCTTAACGCGCAATATAACAACGCAGGTAAACATCCACAAAATCAAAATCAACAGATTTCTGAGCAACTTTTTTATACCTTAAAACAGGTGCTATTTTATCTTGATCCGCAAACCGCAAAGCTGAACGATAATGCGTTTTTTAACAAACTCGATGCATGCTGTCATCAAGGTGAGCAAGGGATCTGGCAAACAACCTTAACAGAACGTTGGATGAATAGTTTGTATCATCCCAATAGCGATTTAAACGATGCCGATATCAGCTGTTTAGTAAAAAAAAGCAAACAATGGATAAAAAATCACCGTAATCATTTCCCATTACGAAGCAACTTTTTATCAGTTCTTTTTAGGGAGCAATAAGATGTTTTCAATCACGCTTGCATATCCATGGATGCTACTATTACTCCCACTTCCAGTGTTGGTAATGCAATTTACGCGCGCCTACAAAAGCAAACAAACAGCAATCAAAGTGCCCTTTTTTAATGCACTTATCAACAGCCTTGGCGAGCAACCAAGCGAAGGAGCGAGTTTACTTAAAGCGCGTCTTTGGCAGCGTATTGTTTTAGTACTGAGTTGGAGCTGTTTAATTGTTGCAATAGCAAAACCGGTGCAATTAAGTGAACCACAATTACGTGAACAATTAGGCCGAGATGTAATGATTGCTTTAGATTTATCTGGGTCAATGAATGAACAAGACTTTATTAACGACAACGATAAAGCCGATAAAAACGCAACAAAAAAAATGAGTCGTATTGATGTTGCGAAACAAGTACTGGAAGATTTTTCAAACACACGTCAAGGAGATAGATTAGGCCTTATTCTTTTTGCCGATGCTGCTTTTTTACAAACCCCGTTTACTGCAGACATTGATGTTTGGCAAACTCTATTAGCTCAGTCAGATACAGGGATGGCAGGTCAAAGCACGCATTTAGGAGATGCAATCGGCCTTGCAATTAAGGTATTTGAACAGGCGGAGCAAGATAAACAAAGTCAGCCAAACAACAATGAAAAGGTGCTTATTTTATTAACCGATGGTAACGATACAGGCAGCTTTGTCAGCCCAATTGATGCAGCTAAAGTCGCTGCAGTCAAAGGTATTCGCATACATGTGATCGCCATGGGCGACCCACAAACAGTTGGTGAGCAAGCCTTGGATATGCAGACTATTAAACGCATCGCAAAAGAGACCGGCGGTCAAACTTTTGAGGCACTGGATAAACAACAACTCACACAGGCCTATGAAACAATCTCAGCGTTAGAGCCACAACTCTTTAACAGTACCAGTTATCAAATAACGCAGACACTACACCACTACCTTGTGCTTTTTATTCTCGCGCTTTATTTAATCGCCTTTAGTGTCAGCTTAGTGTTTTCTAGGCAGAGAGATAACGCTAAGACACTTGTAGCACAATCAGTAAAACAGGGAGAATAGAATGTTTGATAACACTTTTATCAACCTATTATGGACCAATTTTCATTTTATTCGCCCACAAGTTTTACTGCTATTGTTGCCATTTTCAGCCATTATTTATTTACGTTGGCAACGTGTTCAAGCGGCCACATCACAACAACATTTACCACCTCATTTACAAAAGGTGTTGACGGTTGGAGAACAAGGTTGGCGAAAAATGCTGCCACTTAAAATACTCAGTTTGTTGTTGTTATTAACCATAATCAGTAGTGCAGGCCCAACATGGACGCGTGCAGAATCGCCCTTCAATGAAGATAAAGGCGCCTTAGTGGTGATCGTGGATCTAAGCGAATCGATGCTCGAAAACGATATAGCGCCTAACCGATTAATACGTGCTCAACATAAAATAATCGACCTGATAGAACAACGTGATGGTGGCAAAACTGCGCTTATCGCCTATGCGGGATCAGCACATGTTGTGATGCCATTAACTTCAGATAAACAAGTATTTATGCCCTTTGTGAGCGCCCTTTCTCCAGAAATAATGCCTCGCGAGGGAAAACAAGCAGAACAGGCATTACCTTTAGTTGATCGCTTGTTAAGCGACGAAAAGAGCGCCAGTATTCTATTAATAAGCGATGGCATGCCACCAGAAACAATTTCCGCATACGAGCAATACTTTGATCAGTCAGATCACCAATTATTACTGCTCGGCGTCGGCGATAATAAGCGTGAAGCGACCATTCCATTCGATTTACGTTCATTGCAAAATTTAGCGGATAAAACCAACGCTAGTTTGCATTTACTAAGCATCGATAACCAAGATATAAAGTGGTTACTCAGACAGATACAACGCCATATACAAATTAGTAGCGATAGCATCATGCCTTGGCAAGATATGGGATATTACCTATTGTTTCCCATCGCTCTCTTATTGCTACTTTGGTTCAGAAAAGGCTGGCTTGTTCAGTGG
It contains:
- a CDS encoding efflux RND transporter periplasmic adaptor subunit, with the protein product MKEIMLPYIFIIWVLVKTGVIQWTLRNAVIYVGIGLFLSLMLFTAHRFWSPADLTDSSTIKAPHAVLSPLFGEEVDSVHVVHNQVVKKGDVIYKLVSTDGDEKIEALVAQVNAKKASIESLKVTIKNDYKNLSRLTRLNDFASESSRDDLLAKIETAEANLIVGEADINKLNADINAAKWSNDRKVVRAPFDGQMSVTTLADGTRLGNLHIYDTSKKFLEMRIPDQAYRYIKVGQFAEFYVDAFPGEIFRGRVHSLTAGTGEAMLNNRASEQQVRQHVGNNAGSHGRTVIIEFIEPQGYNIPIGATGSAWISAEKPMPVLGFMDIIGGATVRLKALKSYLSAL
- a CDS encoding VWA domain-containing protein → MFSITLAYPWMLLLLPLPVLVMQFTRAYKSKQTAIKVPFFNALINSLGEQPSEGASLLKARLWQRIVLVLSWSCLIVAIAKPVQLSEPQLREQLGRDVMIALDLSGSMNEQDFINDNDKADKNATKKMSRIDVAKQVLEDFSNTRQGDRLGLILFADAAFLQTPFTADIDVWQTLLAQSDTGMAGQSTHLGDAIGLAIKVFEQAEQDKQSQPNNNEKVLILLTDGNDTGSFVSPIDAAKVAAVKGIRIHVIAMGDPQTVGEQALDMQTIKRIAKETGGQTFEALDKQQLTQAYETISALEPQLFNSTSYQITQTLHHYLVLFILALYLIAFSVSLVFSRQRDNAKTLVAQSVKQGE
- a CDS encoding magnesium transporter is translated as MKDTMNEAVAVIAPQKSFGQKVASGLLKTIKAITYFAVFIGISVIISKLATIHGKQIPAEYFINGYPSILGLLDSELFMGIIFVITLTIVVYVIWLLWGLHEVAVHKAQAMASQQIQLVFALSLCGLFIHKAWWVLAVIIAFTRWDLLAHKISEIIANGRTGEKK
- a CDS encoding MoxR family ATPase: MVDTPLAKINAVIAQVQQSVIGQPQVINALVIGLLTKGHVLLEGLPGTAKTRSIKSLATSINASFGRVQFTPDLLPSDITGTIQYQDNNGKPLLTFQQGPLFNNLVLADEINRAPAKVQAALLEAMAENTVTVGDSSHKLGEMFMVLATQNPVEQEGTYPLPEAQMDRFMMKVTVDYPNDDVELDIIRLMRLEENSQQNTQPPIKQQVDHKIDPQLFFTARQQVSEVRVSDIIERYMVALVMATRDPQRYPNTSLANWIKTGSSPRATIALDKCARAHAWLAGRDHVLPDDVRSIAHAVLSHRITLSYDALAEDISSQRVVDTLLDNVLIG
- a CDS encoding outer membrane protein transport protein, encoding MIKINYPFSIALLSLSSLSHAGGLSLSQIGTTQSTATAGVSNVTNNQDASATVSNAAALSGIDDSSFMFGVQYLDVNNDFQASENELTSNGSDGAIIPHISYAKRLNEQWVTGVALHAPGGLGLDYDNGLTGLGLVDTSSITTINLTASASYQVNANLSLGGSIIAQYAAVNSTLSAATKNTEIEADDWTPSFALSALYQINDSTHVGVNYNAGAKHDLAFSILEGSVEQSFNWPQSVEFGLQHQLTAQLSMMASVNWQQWSQFNNGYDDTYGGGVAMSYQLDSWRLHSGISADSSPLAADNRGHALPLDTQWRFGLGAEKKLKNNMVLGLAYQYQSLGDAQISGSGPLNGEYSNNRIHFITASLSF
- a CDS encoding DUF58 domain-containing protein — encoded protein: MTRFMRDNANTEAKDQRIYTDYRRLLALQPLSHSFRLLPKWQAKSLMTGRHQSQFRGRGLNFEELKHYQVGDDIRNLDWKVTLRTGQPHVRLYSEEKDRNVVVLVDQGANMFFASTHTLKSVVAAEVASLVAWRVLREGDRIGFLIKESDNHQWFAPMRGQQHLLHLLKKLSESNQRLNAQSDTKISFSETLIQLSKRDLRQATVILLSDFLTLNETDMRTLKSIQRSNDLLTIRISDPMEHSIPEQLQWVMGDGQSQFNLEQQQITKVNQHFSRTTSEQAKKLNQLMARHNLPLLELSTDGNHLNQLKRLIGG
- a CDS encoding arylsulfatase, with protein sequence MAQSYRFNKTALCTSLLAATTVANAADKPNILAIWGDDIGIFNISAYNNGMMGYQTPNIDRIANEGALFTDHYGQQSCTAGRAAFLTGQEPFRTGLLTIGMPGSQAGIPDWTPTIADLLKEQGYMTAQFGKNHMGDQDKHLPTAHGFDEFFGNLYHLNAEEEPETYYYPKDAEFVKKYGPRGVIKSTADGKIEDTGPMTRKRMENADEEFLEESLAFMEKAVKAKKPFFIWHNTTRMHVWTRLQEKYQGISGISIYADGMIEHDDHVGILLDKIDELGITDNTIVIYSTDNGAETVSWPDGGATFFHGEKGTTFEGGMRVPQLVRWPGVIKPGTKINDIMSHKDWLPTLMAAAGDDKVVEKLKSDKGANYNGTNWRVHMDGYNFLPYFEGKEAEGPRDGMLYFSANAELNAVRTGDFKVSFATMEGNITDAVRFQSNWPQVVHLRADPFEKAPHESGMYLRWMADNMWLFVPVGNQVQEFIGTLPDYPRQESQVLNPGNFNQNTYMLQGKLQQLEQVRQKVMK
- a CDS encoding DUF4381 domain-containing protein; the protein is MQHTPPSTYILRDLIDVQAAPSVSWWPGFEQLPIGWWFLIALASLLIFALSAMALRHIYKNRYRREALNAVRDIMLNAQYNNAGKHPQNQNQQISEQLFYTLKQVLFYLDPQTAKLNDNAFFNKLDACCHQGEQGIWQTTLTERWMNSLYHPNSDLNDADISCLVKKSKQWIKNHRNHFPLRSNFLSVLFREQ
- a CDS encoding VWA domain-containing protein, producing MFDNTFINLLWTNFHFIRPQVLLLLLPFSAIIYLRWQRVQAATSQQHLPPHLQKVLTVGEQGWRKMLPLKILSLLLLLTIISSAGPTWTRAESPFNEDKGALVVIVDLSESMLENDIAPNRLIRAQHKIIDLIEQRDGGKTALIAYAGSAHVVMPLTSDKQVFMPFVSALSPEIMPREGKQAEQALPLVDRLLSDEKSASILLISDGMPPETISAYEQYFDQSDHQLLLLGVGDNKREATIPFDLRSLQNLADKTNASLHLLSIDNQDIKWLLRQIQRHIQISSDSIMPWQDMGYYLLFPIALLLLLWFRKGWLVQWSLLLIISANAVMLPSTSYASQVQQSAQLEQSLWSEGKQFWSNLWLTPDQQGERAFQNKDYLSAAQHYQDPLRKGIAYYYAAQFKAAHISFMQQPTDLSLFYASNALARQREYIAARNLLVDLDKKMEQEHLTSQLALHTKVRNNLQAIQAIIDDINRYSESQKGTTDGLEESFEVGKDDPITSDGYDEISPEEVLNKETLNAREILGSEALADKWLKRVQADPKRFLQAKFYLQHQAQEQ